The following proteins come from a genomic window of Pseudomonas cichorii:
- a CDS encoding SulP family inorganic anion transporter: MKPLRIRTEVLAGLTTSFALVPECIAFALVAHLNPLMGLYGAFIICTLTALFGGRPGMISGAAGSMAVVIVALVVQHGAQYLLATVILGGLIMIAFGLLRLGKLVRMVPYSVMLGFVNGLAIVIALAQMEHFKNGGVWLSGQSLYLMLGLVALTMAIVYLLPRLTRAVPPALVAILSVGLLVYLLKLPTHTLGDMARIAGGLPTLALPDIPWNLETLQIVAPYAVLMAMVGLLETLLTLNLTDEITESRGHSNRECMALGAANMVSGFCGGMGGCAMIGQTAINLSSGGRGRLSGVVAGVMILMFVLFLSPLIERIPLAALVGVMFVVSQQTFAWASLRVLHKIPTNDMLAIIAVTIVTVLTDLAAAVVFGVIIAALNFAWQQARELYADTHLEQDGSKIYLMHGTLFFASTTPFLNQFDPASDPQNVTIDCRHLNFVDYSAIAALKTLRERYSNAGKHLRVIHLSERCKKLLKRAGAHDN, encoded by the coding sequence ATGAAACCACTCCGTATCCGCACCGAAGTCCTGGCCGGACTCACCACTTCCTTTGCCTTGGTGCCCGAGTGCATCGCCTTCGCCCTGGTGGCTCATCTCAACCCGCTGATGGGGCTTTATGGCGCATTTATCATCTGTACCCTGACTGCCCTGTTCGGCGGGCGTCCGGGCATGATTTCCGGCGCGGCGGGCTCCATGGCCGTGGTGATCGTGGCCCTGGTGGTGCAACACGGTGCGCAGTACCTGCTCGCCACAGTGATACTTGGCGGGCTGATCATGATTGCCTTCGGCCTGCTGCGCCTGGGCAAGCTGGTGCGCATGGTGCCCTATTCGGTCATGCTCGGCTTCGTCAACGGCCTGGCCATTGTCATCGCCCTGGCGCAAATGGAGCACTTCAAGAACGGCGGTGTCTGGCTGAGCGGCCAGAGCCTGTACCTGATGCTGGGGCTGGTTGCCCTGACCATGGCCATCGTCTACCTGCTGCCCCGCCTGACCCGTGCCGTACCACCGGCACTGGTGGCGATACTCAGTGTGGGTCTGCTGGTGTACCTGCTGAAACTGCCGACTCATACCCTGGGTGATATGGCGCGCATCGCCGGTGGCCTTCCGACCCTGGCCTTGCCCGACATACCGTGGAACCTGGAAACCTTGCAGATCGTGGCGCCCTATGCCGTGCTGATGGCAATGGTAGGCCTGCTGGAAACCCTGCTGACACTGAACCTCACCGATGAAATCACCGAAAGCCGTGGCCATTCCAACCGCGAGTGCATGGCCCTGGGCGCAGCCAACATGGTGTCCGGATTCTGCGGCGGCATGGGCGGTTGCGCCATGATCGGCCAGACAGCCATCAACCTCAGCTCTGGCGGGCGCGGTCGACTGTCCGGCGTTGTGGCTGGCGTGATGATCCTGATGTTCGTGCTGTTCCTGTCGCCGCTGATCGAGCGCATTCCGCTGGCGGCGCTGGTAGGCGTGATGTTTGTGGTGTCCCAGCAGACCTTTGCCTGGGCTTCGTTGCGGGTGCTGCACAAGATCCCCACGAACGACATGCTGGCGATCATCGCCGTGACCATCGTCACCGTGCTCACCGATCTGGCCGCAGCGGTCGTCTTCGGCGTCATCATCGCGGCCCTCAACTTTGCCTGGCAGCAAGCCCGCGAACTCTACGCCGACACTCATCTGGAGCAGGACGGCAGCAAGATCTACCTGATGCATGGCACCCTGTTCTTTGCGTCCACCACGCCGTTTCTCAACCAGTTCGACCCGGCCAGCGACCCGCAGAACGTCACCATTGACTGCCGTCATCTGAACTTCGTCGACTACTCTGCCATTGCCGCGCTGAAAACCCTGCGCGAACGCTATAGCAACGCCGGGAAACACTTGCGTGTGATCCATCTGTCCGAGCGCTGCAAGAAACTGCTCAAACGCGCCGGAGCGCATGACAACTGA
- the ampC gene encoding class C beta-lactamase, producing MQWIKACAAPALLLMASSVAVAESKTPALDKTVHDAISSVMQQYNIPGMAIAITENGQRHFYDYGVSSRDIQEKVSNDTLFELGSISKLFTATLATWAQANGQLSLTASIDTYIPQLYGSRLGKVPLFHLGTHTAGGFPLQFPETVRDNEQMMSYFKAWQPQYLPGAHRSYANPSIGLLGMIAADRMKRPFNVAMEQHLFPALGMTNSYLDVPANRQSWYAQGYNRQDAAVRLNPGVLAAEAYGMKSGSGDLIRFVEANMGMVQTSPALQRALADTRIGYFKSGSMTQDLIWEQYDAPLTLDALLEGNSSKMAYETQPATALNPPLAPRQNVWINKTGSTNGFGGYIAFVPARKLGIVILANKNYPNEARVRIAYRILSELDCCSLPKEPQTR from the coding sequence ATGCAATGGATCAAAGCATGTGCTGCACCGGCACTGCTGCTCATGGCCAGCAGCGTCGCCGTTGCCGAGAGCAAGACGCCGGCTCTTGATAAAACCGTGCATGACGCAATCAGCAGCGTCATGCAGCAGTACAACATTCCCGGAATGGCCATTGCCATCACCGAAAATGGCCAGCGACACTTCTATGACTACGGGGTCTCTTCCAGAGACATCCAGGAGAAAGTCAGCAACGACACGCTGTTTGAGCTGGGCTCGATCAGCAAGCTCTTCACCGCAACCCTCGCCACCTGGGCTCAAGCCAACGGCCAGCTTTCCCTGACCGCCAGCATCGACACCTATATTCCCCAGTTGTACGGCAGCCGGTTGGGCAAGGTGCCACTCTTTCATCTGGGCACCCACACTGCCGGTGGCTTTCCACTGCAGTTTCCCGAAACGGTACGGGATAACGAGCAGATGATGAGCTACTTCAAGGCCTGGCAGCCCCAATACTTGCCCGGCGCTCACCGCAGCTACGCCAACCCCAGTATTGGCCTACTGGGCATGATCGCGGCCGACCGCATGAAACGGCCGTTCAACGTCGCGATGGAACAGCATCTGTTCCCGGCACTGGGCATGACCAACAGCTACCTCGATGTGCCTGCCAACCGGCAGTCCTGGTATGCGCAGGGTTACAACAGACAGGACGCAGCCGTCAGGCTGAACCCCGGTGTACTGGCCGCAGAAGCCTATGGCATGAAGTCCGGCAGCGGTGACCTGATCCGCTTTGTCGAAGCGAACATGGGCATGGTGCAGACGTCTCCCGCGCTGCAACGTGCCCTTGCAGACACCCGGATCGGCTATTTCAAATCAGGCTCCATGACTCAGGACCTGATCTGGGAACAGTACGATGCCCCCCTCACACTGGATGCGTTGCTCGAAGGCAACTCCAGCAAGATGGCTTACGAAACCCAGCCAGCCACAGCCTTGAATCCGCCCCTTGCTCCCCGGCAGAACGTCTGGATCAACAAGACCGGCTCGACCAATGGTTTTGGTGGATACATCGCTTTTGTGCCCGCCAGGAAACTCGGCATCGTGATCCTGGCCAACAAGAACTACCCCAACGAAGCACGGGTTCGCATCGCGTATCGCATCCTCAGTGAGCTGGACTGTTGCTCGTTACCAAAGGAACCGCAAACCCGGTAG
- the efeU gene encoding iron uptake transporter permease EfeU, whose product MLVPFLIMLREGIEAALIVGIIASYLKQTGRGEWMPAVWIGVFLAAALALFVGGGLELMSAEFPQKQQELFEGIVGLVAVGILSSMVFWMRKVARSIKHALHASLDAALAGSKNQTYALIAMVFFAVAREGLETVFFLLAVFQQSEGSSAPLGALLGLLLAIGFGVAIYSGSMRLNLGLFFRWTGLFILVVAAGILSNSVQALHEAGVWNHLQDVVIDFSATLPMDGPLGSVLAGMFGYQDAPTVSTLSAYLIYLIGALVLFFLPHTPTAKQQHSPTSVTNE is encoded by the coding sequence ATGCTTGTTCCGTTTTTGATCATGCTGCGCGAAGGCATTGAAGCCGCGCTTATCGTTGGCATCATCGCCAGTTACCTGAAACAGACCGGCCGCGGCGAGTGGATGCCTGCGGTGTGGATCGGCGTATTTCTCGCCGCTGCCCTGGCCCTGTTCGTCGGCGGTGGCCTTGAGCTGATGAGCGCCGAATTTCCGCAAAAGCAGCAAGAGCTGTTCGAGGGCATCGTCGGTCTGGTGGCCGTCGGCATCCTCAGTTCCATGGTGTTCTGGATGCGCAAGGTAGCCCGCTCCATCAAGCATGCCTTGCATGCCTCCCTGGACGCCGCCCTTGCCGGCTCGAAAAACCAGACTTACGCCCTGATCGCCATGGTGTTCTTCGCCGTGGCCCGCGAAGGCCTGGAAACCGTTTTCTTCCTGCTCGCCGTCTTCCAGCAGAGCGAAGGTTCCAGCGCACCCTTGGGTGCCCTGCTCGGCCTGCTGCTGGCCATCGGTTTCGGCGTGGCAATCTACAGCGGCAGCATGCGCCTGAACCTCGGCCTGTTCTTCCGCTGGACCGGGCTGTTCATCCTCGTGGTTGCTGCCGGGATTCTGTCCAACTCCGTGCAGGCGCTGCATGAAGCCGGTGTGTGGAACCACTTGCAGGATGTGGTCATCGACTTCAGCGCAACCCTGCCGATGGATGGCCCACTCGGCTCGGTGCTCGCCGGCATGTTCGGTTATCAGGACGCGCCGACCGTCAGCACCCTGAGTGCCTACCTGATCTACCTGATCGGTGCGCTGGTGCTGTTTTTTCTGCCCCACACCCCGACAGCAAAACAACAGCACTCCCCCACTTCCGTCACGAACGAATAA
- the efeO gene encoding iron uptake system protein EfeO: protein MSNTSSELSGKARPPRALRLAVAGSVILMIAAGGLFYYASQVASKKRAANSGNETVVNIHAHNCEPNTLTVPAGKNAFRIVNRSERAVEWEILDGVLVVEERENIAPGLSQVINANLQPGDYAITCGLLSNPRGTLHVTPTAESEAKAKARPSMVAFIGPLSEYRVYLSQQSSALIKAVAVLQQAIEAGDLSAAQAAYTPARTLYQRIAPAAQRLAELDNAINARADYYEKREQDPGFGGFHRIEYALFQQRNVEGLAPVAQRLQTDVTSLKQQLLAQTLAPEQLADIVARNMRSLAEVRSKGEEERYSHSDLNGFAANLEGIRKVIDLLRPLLAKSAGAQLQRIDSASSALDEQLKALKTDDGYRPYDQVDAAQRQSIGDKAKALADALDGIDSALGLSDL, encoded by the coding sequence ATGTCAAACACGTCCTCTGAGCTTTCCGGTAAAGCCAGGCCTCCCCGTGCCTTGCGATTGGCCGTCGCCGGCTCTGTGATCCTGATGATCGCTGCCGGCGGACTCTTCTACTACGCCTCGCAGGTGGCTTCGAAAAAACGGGCTGCCAACAGCGGCAACGAAACCGTGGTCAACATCCACGCCCACAACTGCGAACCCAACACACTGACCGTGCCTGCGGGCAAGAATGCCTTTCGCATCGTCAACCGCTCCGAACGTGCCGTGGAATGGGAAATTCTCGATGGCGTGCTGGTGGTCGAAGAACGGGAAAACATCGCGCCCGGCCTGAGCCAGGTGATCAACGCCAACTTGCAGCCCGGCGACTACGCCATCACCTGCGGCCTGCTGAGCAACCCGCGTGGCACCTTGCATGTCACCCCGACAGCCGAGTCGGAAGCCAAGGCAAAAGCGCGTCCGTCCATGGTGGCGTTTATCGGCCCGCTGTCCGAATACCGCGTGTACCTGAGCCAGCAAAGTTCGGCGCTGATCAAGGCGGTCGCTGTCTTGCAGCAGGCTATCGAAGCCGGTGACCTGAGCGCAGCACAAGCAGCGTACACCCCGGCGCGCACGCTTTATCAGCGCATTGCCCCTGCCGCACAACGCCTGGCCGAGCTGGACAACGCCATCAACGCCCGCGCCGACTACTACGAAAAACGCGAGCAAGACCCAGGCTTCGGCGGCTTCCATCGCATCGAATACGCCCTGTTCCAGCAACGCAACGTCGAAGGCCTCGCCCCCGTGGCGCAGCGCCTGCAAACCGATGTCACCAGCCTCAAGCAGCAACTGCTGGCGCAGACACTGGCACCGGAACAACTGGCCGATATCGTCGCCCGCAACATGCGCAGCCTGGCTGAAGTGCGCAGCAAGGGTGAAGAAGAGCGCTACAGCCACAGCGACCTCAATGGCTTTGCCGCCAATCTGGAAGGCATACGCAAGGTCATCGACCTGTTGCGTCCGCTGCTGGCCAAGAGCGCAGGCGCCCAGTTGCAGCGCATCGACAGCGCATCGAGCGCTCTGGATGAACAACTCAAGGCACTGAAAACCGACGACGGCTATCGCCCTTACGATCAGGTCGATGCAGCGCAGCGCCAATCGATAGGCGACAAGGCCAAGGCTCTGGCCGATGCGCTCGACGGAATCGACTCGGCCCTCGGCCTCTCCGACCTCTGA
- the efeB gene encoding iron uptake transporter deferrochelatase/peroxidase subunit yields the protein MKNPESDNAPHSLQRRRVLLGLGAAGAALAGSSLSSNALAASTAQVTEAPNSDKTQDHNAFHGIHQSGIVNPRPAAGMLVAFDVLAADREDLERMFRTLNERIAFLMTGGPVAEVDPKLPPLDSGILGPVVTPDNLTITVSVGESLFDERFGLTAVKPKRLSRMTGFPNDALEASSCHGDLSIQFCSNTPDTNIHALRDIVKNLPDLLLVRWKQEGTVPAQAPKKPGQPAESARNFLGFRDGSANPDSNNQKTMNELVWVQPGSDEPAWAAHGSYQAVRLIRNFVERWDRTPLQEQESIFGRTKSTGAPMDGKVESDVPNYAADPHGKKTRMDSHIRLANPRTPETQRNLILRRPFNYSNGVNKNGQLDMGLLFICYQSDLEKGFITVQTRLNGEPLEEYLKPFGGGYFFTLPGVTGDKDFIGRSLLAASATAQTA from the coding sequence ATGAAAAACCCGGAATCCGATAACGCCCCCCACTCCCTTCAGCGCCGCCGCGTTCTGCTAGGGCTGGGTGCTGCCGGTGCCGCACTGGCAGGCAGCAGCCTGAGCAGCAACGCTTTGGCCGCCTCCACCGCCCAGGTCACCGAAGCACCCAACAGCGACAAGACCCAGGACCACAATGCGTTCCACGGCATCCACCAGAGCGGCATCGTCAACCCGCGTCCGGCCGCAGGCATGCTGGTGGCTTTCGATGTGCTGGCAGCTGATCGTGAAGACCTGGAGCGCATGTTCCGCACCCTCAACGAACGCATCGCCTTTCTGATGACCGGCGGCCCGGTGGCCGAGGTCGATCCGAAGCTGCCGCCGCTGGACTCGGGCATCCTTGGCCCGGTGGTCACCCCGGACAACCTGACTATCACGGTTTCGGTGGGCGAATCCCTGTTCGATGAGCGCTTTGGTCTGACTGCCGTCAAACCCAAGCGCCTGAGCCGCATGACAGGTTTCCCCAACGATGCGCTGGAAGCCAGCAGTTGCCACGGCGACCTGAGCATCCAGTTCTGCTCCAACACCCCGGACACCAACATTCATGCCCTGCGCGATATCGTCAAGAACCTGCCGGACCTGCTGCTGGTGCGCTGGAAACAGGAAGGCACGGTGCCGGCCCAGGCACCCAAAAAGCCAGGCCAGCCAGCGGAAAGTGCGCGCAACTTCCTGGGCTTCCGTGACGGCTCGGCCAACCCGGATTCCAACAACCAGAAGACCATGAACGAGCTGGTCTGGGTCCAGCCCGGCAGCGACGAGCCGGCCTGGGCCGCCCACGGCAGCTATCAGGCGGTGCGGCTCATCCGCAACTTCGTCGAGCGCTGGGACCGCACGCCCTTGCAGGAGCAGGAATCCATTTTCGGCCGCACCAAGAGCACCGGCGCGCCCATGGACGGCAAAGTGGAAAGCGACGTGCCGAACTATGCAGCCGACCCGCACGGCAAGAAGACCCGCATGGACTCGCACATCCGCCTGGCCAACCCGCGCACGCCGGAAACCCAGCGCAACCTGATCCTGCGTCGTCCATTCAACTACTCCAACGGCGTCAACAAGAACGGCCAGCTCGACATGGGCCTGCTGTTCATCTGCTACCAGAGCGACCTGGAAAAAGGCTTCATCACCGTGCAGACCCGCCTCAACGGCGAGCCGCTGGAGGAATACCTCAAGCCGTTCGGCGGCGGCTATTTCTTCACCCTGCCCGGCGTGACCGGCGACAAGGATTTTATTGGCCGCTCATTGCTGGCCGCCTCAGCGACTGCCCAAACCGCATGA
- the efeO gene encoding iron uptake system protein EfeO, with amino-acid sequence MNKTPLALLLTLGLLQTPMAAFAATAPLDLVGPVSDYKIYVTENIDELVSHTKEFTDAVKKGDIATAKKLYAPTRVYYESVEPIAELFSDLDASIDSRVDDHEQGVEAEDFTGFHRLEYALFSQNTTQNQGPIADKLMADVNDLQARVADLTFPPEKVVGGAAALLEEVAATKISGEEDRYSHTDLYDFQGNIDGAKKIVDLFRPQIEKQDKAFATKVDKNFATVDKILAKYKTKEGGFETYDKVKENDRKALVGPVNTLAEDLSTLRGKLGLN; translated from the coding sequence ATGAACAAAACGCCTCTGGCTTTGCTGCTGACCCTTGGCTTGCTTCAGACCCCGATGGCGGCGTTCGCTGCCACGGCGCCGCTGGATCTGGTCGGCCCGGTTTCGGACTACAAAATCTACGTCACCGAAAACATCGATGAACTGGTCAGCCACACCAAGGAATTCACCGACGCCGTCAAGAAAGGCGACATCGCCACGGCCAAGAAGCTCTACGCACCCACTCGGGTCTATTACGAATCGGTAGAACCGATTGCCGAGCTGTTCAGCGACCTGGATGCGTCCATCGACTCCCGTGTCGACGACCACGAGCAAGGCGTTGAAGCCGAAGACTTCACTGGCTTCCACCGTCTGGAATATGCCCTGTTCTCGCAGAACACCACCCAGAACCAAGGCCCGATTGCCGACAAGCTGATGGCTGACGTGAACGACCTGCAAGCCCGCGTAGCCGACCTGACCTTCCCACCGGAGAAAGTCGTCGGCGGTGCTGCCGCATTGCTGGAAGAAGTCGCCGCCACCAAGATCTCCGGCGAAGAAGACCGCTACAGCCATACCGACCTGTATGACTTCCAGGGCAACATCGACGGCGCGAAGAAAATCGTCGACCTGTTCCGTCCGCAGATCGAGAAACAGGATAAGGCCTTCGCCACCAAGGTCGACAAGAACTTCGCCACCGTGGACAAGATCCTGGCCAAGTACAAGACCAAAGAGGGTGGCTTCGAAACCTATGACAAAGTGAAGGAAAACGACCGCAAGGCACTGGTCGGCCCGGTCAACACGCTAGCCGAAGACCTGTCTACCTTGCGCGGGAAACTGGGATTGAATTGA
- a CDS encoding molybdopterin-dependent oxidoreductase, whose product MNEPRKRITQRIRLEPAQQKQLMDIQRRSFLRAGLTVGAMSMLTGCNLQDGDQVDRALWAMSRWNDRVQAWLFSGQKLAPTYSKAQITNPFPFNAFYPEYNVPEVELSDYRLAVSGLVRDKQPWTLEALRKLPQRTDITRLICIEGWSAIGQWGGVPLRTFLEYIGADTTARFVGFKCADRYYSSLDMPSALHPQTLLALDFGEVALPPDYGYPLRVRVPTKLGFKNPKHIVEIFVSNENPGGYWEDQGYNWFSGI is encoded by the coding sequence ATGAATGAACCTCGTAAACGCATCACCCAGCGCATCCGTCTTGAGCCTGCACAACAGAAGCAACTGATGGATATCCAGCGCCGTTCGTTCCTGCGCGCCGGGCTGACGGTGGGTGCCATGTCGATGCTGACCGGCTGCAACCTGCAGGATGGCGATCAGGTGGACAGAGCGCTGTGGGCCATGTCGCGCTGGAACGATCGGGTTCAGGCCTGGCTGTTCAGCGGCCAGAAGCTGGCACCGACCTACAGCAAGGCGCAGATCACCAACCCGTTTCCGTTCAATGCGTTCTACCCGGAATACAACGTGCCCGAAGTGGAGCTGTCCGACTATCGGCTGGCGGTTTCGGGGCTGGTGCGAGACAAGCAGCCATGGACGCTGGAAGCCCTGCGCAAACTGCCGCAACGCACCGACATCACACGGCTTATCTGCATCGAAGGCTGGAGCGCCATCGGGCAGTGGGGTGGCGTGCCGCTCAGGACCTTTCTGGAATACATCGGTGCGGATACCACGGCGCGTTTCGTTGGCTTCAAGTGCGCCGACCGTTATTACTCAAGCCTGGACATGCCCTCGGCCCTGCATCCACAGACCTTGCTGGCGCTGGACTTTGGCGAAGTCGCCTTGCCGCCTGATTACGGCTACCCGTTGCGGGTGCGAGTGCCCACCAAACTGGGCTTCAAGAACCCCAAACATATCGTCGAGATATTCGTGAGCAACGAGAATCCTGGCGGGTATTGGGAAGATCAGGGGTATAACTGGTTTAGCGGGATTTGA
- a CDS encoding cytochrome b/b6 domain-containing protein — translation MKTRPIHPWPVRLTHWVNAVGMVCMFMSGWAIYNAAPLMAFTFPKSLTLGGWLGGSIAWHFAVMWLLVINGLVYVLYGVFSRHFKRDLLPVRSAEVKRDIADALRFRLAHIKGRYNAVQRLMYWLVLAMGVLIVLSGLAMWKPVQFQELASLMGGYDAARWVHFGAMSAIGAFVIVHLALVVLVPRTLLPMITGGRLPAENGNPGHE, via the coding sequence ATGAAAACCCGTCCTATTCACCCTTGGCCCGTACGCCTGACCCATTGGGTCAATGCCGTGGGCATGGTCTGTATGTTCATGAGCGGCTGGGCGATTTATAACGCTGCGCCGCTGATGGCTTTTACCTTTCCCAAATCACTCACCCTCGGCGGCTGGCTGGGTGGTTCGATTGCGTGGCATTTTGCAGTGATGTGGCTGCTGGTGATCAATGGGCTGGTTTATGTGCTGTATGGCGTGTTCAGCCGCCACTTCAAGCGTGACCTGCTGCCGGTACGTTCCGCCGAGGTGAAGCGCGATATTGCCGATGCCTTGCGCTTTCGTCTGGCCCATATCAAAGGCCGTTACAACGCCGTGCAACGCCTGATGTACTGGCTGGTGCTGGCCATGGGTGTATTGATCGTACTGTCCGGGCTGGCGATGTGGAAACCGGTGCAGTTTCAGGAACTGGCCAGCCTGATGGGCGGCTACGACGCTGCCCGCTGGGTGCATTTCGGCGCGATGTCGGCCATCGGCGCATTCGTTATCGTTCACCTGGCACTGGTCGTGCTGGTCCCGCGTACTTTGTTGCCCATGATTACTGGCGGGCGTCTGCCGGCTGAAAACGGAAACCCCGGCCATGAATGA
- a CDS encoding heavy metal response regulator transcription factor, translating into MHILLIEDDTKTGEYLKKGLGESGYQVDWAQHGADGLHMALENRYDLIVLDVMLPGIDGWQIIEVLRAKQDVPVLFLTARDQLQDRIRGLELGADDYLVKPFSFTELLLRIRTILRRGVVREADHFHLADLELDLLRRRVTRQQQVIVLTNKEFALLHLLLRREGDVLSRAQIASEVWDMNFDSDTNVVDVAIKRLRSKVDLPYPIKLIHTVRGIGYVCEVRPCTPDASHP; encoded by the coding sequence ATGCATATCCTGCTGATTGAAGACGACACCAAGACCGGCGAGTACCTGAAAAAGGGCCTCGGCGAATCCGGCTATCAGGTCGACTGGGCACAACACGGCGCCGACGGCCTGCACATGGCCCTGGAAAACCGTTACGACCTGATCGTGCTGGACGTGATGCTGCCCGGCATCGATGGCTGGCAGATCATCGAGGTGCTGCGCGCAAAACAGGATGTGCCGGTGCTGTTTCTCACGGCACGGGATCAATTGCAGGACCGGATTCGCGGCCTGGAGCTGGGTGCCGACGACTATCTGGTCAAGCCCTTCTCCTTCACCGAACTGCTGCTGCGCATCCGCACCATCCTGCGCCGGGGCGTGGTGCGTGAGGCCGATCACTTCCATCTGGCCGATCTGGAGCTGGACCTGCTGCGCCGCCGCGTCACCCGCCAGCAGCAGGTCATCGTCCTGACCAACAAGGAGTTCGCCCTGTTGCATCTGTTGTTGCGCCGCGAAGGCGATGTGCTGTCCAGGGCACAAATCGCCTCCGAAGTCTGGGACATGAATTTCGACAGCGACACCAATGTGGTGGATGTGGCCATCAAGCGCCTGCGCAGCAAGGTCGACCTGCCCTACCCGATCAAGCTCATCCATACCGTGCGCGGCATCGGTTACGTCTGCGAGGTACGGCCATGCACCCCGGACGCCAGCCATCCCTGA
- a CDS encoding heavy metal sensor histidine kinase has protein sequence MHPGRQPSLTLRSTLAFALVAMFTVGGAGLYLYEAMKQSVLQRSDHAVLARLDHFRKLLRYDLTLDNLKASPQLFENMLDSEEDIFIIGEPGKPPVIAVNPQRAPLPELPTAAQDQPLSTSDMRSGMSLQGVPLRAAASLAMSNGVELRLQAAHLMVKEMAMLASFRERIYAAMTLTFVLTALLGYVLLRRGLRPLRQMAAHAAGISPTSLHNRLDTRNTPVELQQLSDAFNAMLDRLDDGYQRLTQFSADLAHEIRTPVGSLMGHCQVALRQTRSVDDYQALLASNLEELERISRLVESILFLARADEAQAVLKRQPLQLQDELQRVTGYFEGLAEERQLELHASGQGKLDADPILLRRALSNLVANAIRYADEGSQVLIRVVSFKHEQRIEVENQGPVLPAATLDRLFDRFYRGDSSRHESSDSNGLGLAIVAAIMHLHGGRVEVAQPKAGRICFSLVFTG, from the coding sequence ATGCACCCCGGACGCCAGCCATCCCTGACCCTGCGTTCGACCCTGGCCTTTGCGCTGGTGGCGATGTTCACCGTGGGCGGTGCGGGGCTGTATCTGTATGAGGCGATGAAACAGAGCGTCCTGCAGCGCAGCGACCATGCGGTGCTCGCCCGGCTGGATCACTTTCGCAAACTGCTGCGCTATGACCTGACCCTGGACAACCTCAAGGCCAGCCCGCAGTTGTTCGAGAACATGCTCGACAGCGAAGAGGACATTTTCATCATTGGCGAACCGGGCAAGCCGCCGGTGATTGCCGTGAACCCGCAACGCGCTCCGCTGCCGGAACTGCCAACGGCCGCTCAGGACCAGCCCCTGAGTACCAGCGACATGCGTAGCGGCATGAGCCTGCAAGGTGTGCCGCTGCGGGCGGCAGCGTCCCTGGCGATGTCCAACGGCGTGGAGTTGCGCTTGCAGGCCGCGCACCTGATGGTCAAGGAAATGGCCATGCTCGCCAGTTTCCGCGAACGCATCTATGCCGCCATGACGCTGACCTTTGTGCTGACGGCCTTGCTGGGGTACGTGCTGTTGCGACGCGGCTTGCGCCCGCTGCGGCAGATGGCAGCCCATGCAGCCGGTATCTCCCCGACCAGCCTGCATAACCGCCTCGATACCCGCAACACGCCGGTGGAGCTGCAACAACTGAGCGACGCCTTCAACGCCATGCTCGACCGGCTGGATGACGGCTATCAACGCCTGACGCAGTTTTCCGCCGATCTGGCCCACGAGATCCGCACCCCGGTGGGTTCGCTGATGGGGCATTGCCAGGTCGCATTGCGCCAGACTCGCAGCGTCGATGACTATCAAGCCTTGCTGGCCTCCAACCTTGAAGAGCTGGAGCGGATTTCACGGCTGGTGGAGAGCATTCTGTTCCTGGCTCGTGCCGACGAGGCCCAGGCGGTTCTGAAACGTCAGCCGCTGCAATTGCAGGACGAACTGCAACGAGTGACGGGCTATTTCGAAGGGCTTGCCGAAGAGCGGCAACTGGAGCTGCATGCCAGTGGCCAGGGCAAGCTGGACGCCGACCCGATCCTGCTGCGCCGGGCCTTGAGCAACCTGGTCGCCAACGCTATCCGCTATGCCGACGAAGGCAGCCAGGTTCTGATACGAGTCGTGTCCTTCAAGCATGAACAGCGGATCGAAGTGGAAAACCAGGGGCCCGTGCTGCCCGCTGCAACCCTGGACCGGCTGTTCGACCGTTTCTACCGTGGCGACTCATCGCGCCACGAAAGCTCCGATTCCAACGGCCTGGGGCTGGCCATCGTGGCGGCGATCATGCATTTGCATGGAGGTCGCGTCGAAGTCGCGCAGCCAAAGGCCGGGAGAATCTGCTTCAGCCTGGTATTTACCGGTTAA